The DNA region CTGGTCGAGGCGATGGAAGACCTGCCCGGCCTGGTGCGCCTGACCATCCTGAGCCCGCCCACGTTGCCGGCGCTGCGTGAGGAGCTCGACCGCGCCCGCACCGCCCGCGAGCCCTATCACGTCGTCCACTTCGATGGCCACGGCGTCTACGACCGCGCGGTCGGCCTCGGCGGACTGTGCTTCGAGCACCCGGAAGATACCGCCAAGCTCGACCGCCGCCGGCATGTCACGGTCTTCACGAGCGAACTTGGTCCGCTGCTGCGCGATCACCGCATCCCGCTCGTCTTCCTCGAAGCCTGCCAGACTGCCCAGGCCGAGCAGGCGTCCGAATCGGTCGCCTCCGAGCTGCTGAAGGTCGGCGTCGCCTCCGTCGTGGCCATGAGCCACAGCGTGCTGGTCGAGACCGCGCGCCGTTTCGTCGAAGCGTTCTACGATGCGCTCGCAGCGGGCAAGCGCGTGGGGGACGCCATGCTGGCGGGGCAGCGCCGGCTCAAGGACGACAGCTTTCGCGGGCGCATCTTCGGCGCGGGCGAGCTGCGGCTCGAGGACTGGTTCGTGCCCGTGCTGTTCCAGGAGAAGGACGACCCGCAGCTCTTCCGCGCCACACCCGGGAAGCAGACGCAGGAAGATTTTCAAACCGCGCTCAAGGCGCGCCTCGGCGAACTGCCGCCGGTGCCGGCAACCGGCTTCATCGGCCGCAGCCGCGAGCTGCTGGCACTGGAGCGGCTGCTGCGGCAAGAGCGTTATGCCGTGGTGCGCGGCCAGGGCGGCGAAGGCAAGACCGCGCTCGCCGCCGAGCTTGGCCGCTGGCTGGTGCGCTCGCAGCAGATCCGCCGCGCCGCGTTCGTCTCGGTCGAGACCCACGGCCATCAGCGCGCGGTGGTGGATGCCATCGGCCGGCAGATCGTCGGCAAAGGCTTCTCGGCGGCGGGCGATCTCGAAGAGGCGATCAGGCAGGTCGAACGTGCACTGCGCGAGCAGCCCACGCTGCTCGTGGTGGACAACATTGAGAGCATCCTCCTGCCGCCCTTCCTGGCCGAGGAGACGCCGGCGGCGCTCTCGGAGGATGCACACGAAGAATTGGAGGGCATCCTTGCCCTGTGCGAGCGGCTGCTGAAAGTGGGCGACACGCGCCTCGTCTTTACCAGCCGCGAGGTGCTGCCGGCACCGTTCGCTGGCGAGCGGCACCGGCGGGAGCTGCACCGGCTCGACCGCGAGGACGCGGTGAAGTTGGTCGAACGGGTGCTGGATGCCGCAGGCGCCGCGGACGCGGTGTCCAATGCCGCGCACGAGGAGATCAAGCAGCTAGTCGATACCGTTCATTGCCACGCCCGCACACTGGCACTGCTGGCGCCGGCGCTGAGGAGTCGCGGCGTCGAAGCCACCCGCGAATCGCTCGTCGAACTGATGGCGGAAATGGAGCGCAGATTCCCCGGCAACCGCGAGCAATCGCTCTTCGCCAGCGTCGAGCTGTCGCTGCGGCGGATGTCACCGGCCAACCGCGAGCGGGCGCGCGTGCTCGCGGTGTTTCACGGCGGGGTCCAACTCGGCGTGCTTGCGAACATGATGCGGTGGGAAGAGGCGGATGTGGCCGCGCTGGCGGACGAGCTGATCCGGACGGGGCTGGCGACGCGGAATCGCTATTACCATCTCAGCCTCAATCCCGCCCTTTGCCCCTATTTGCGCGGGGGGATGGAGGAAGCGGAGCGTGAGGCGCTCACGGCGCGCTGGGTTGAGGTGATGCGCCAGTATGCCCGGCTCCTCGAACAGCAGGGAAGCCAGAACGCCGAAGTCGGGGCGACTCTAACGGGCCTGGAGCTGCCGAACCTGTTTGCATTGCTGGAACGGGTGCAAGCCTCCGACGATGCGGAGGCGACGATCGCTCTGACGACCGCGCTTCACAGGCTGCTGCAGGGGCTCGGCAAGCCGTGGCTGCTGAAGCGCGTGGGGCACGTGCGCGACGCCGCGGCGGCGGCGCTCGAAAAGCAGGGCGAGGCTTGGAACCACGCGCGCTTCGAGGCGGCGCGCACCCGCATCCAGCAGCAACTCGGCGGCGGACAGTTGCGCGCGGCGCAGGACGGCGCGCAAGCCTTGCTCCAGTGCATCCGGGCGGCGGGCGAGCAGGCTTACGCGGGCGCCGATTACGATCTGGCGATGGCTATCAATCTCTTGGGTCTAGGGTCTCTGGAAGCCGGTGGATCAGCACAGGCCCTGGCGCTATTTCACGATGCCGGCAAGCGCTTCGAGACCATCGCCAAGGAGCAGAGGAACAGCGCTGCGGAAAGAATGGCGTCCGTCCTTCTAGTAAGACAAGCCGACTGCCTCGTAGACCTCGGCCGGCTCGACGAGGCGGTGTCAGCCTACGAAGAGGCCATCCGCCGCGCGCAGCAACTCGGCTCCGAACGGGATGTCGCCGTTGGCAGAGGTCAGCTCGGCACTGTACGCCTGCAGCAGCACCGTTACCCGGAGGCGCTGGCCGCCCACGCCGAAGCGCGGGAGCGCTTCACTGCCCTCGACGAACCGGGCAGCGTCGCCGTGAGCTGGCATCAGAGCGGCGTGGTGTACCAGAGCGCAGGCCAGCCCGACGCGGCGGAGGACGCCTATCGGAAATCGCTCGCCATCTTTGTGCAGCTCGGCGATGTCGCCGGGCAGGCGAGCACGCTCGGGCAACTGGGGAACCTGTATGGCGGTGTCCTCGACAGGCTGGAGGACGCTGCTGCCTTCTACCGGCAGGCCGTGAACAAGTACGTCGAGATTGGCGATGTCGCGGGAGAAGGACGCCAAAGAAACAACCTCGCCGAAACCCTGCGCAAGCTTGGCCGCCTGATTGAGGCGCGGCAGGAAACCCGCCGGGCGATCGAATGCAAGGCGCAGCTCGGCCACGCCGCCAAACCGTGGACGACCTGGGCCATCCTCGCCGGCATCGAGACGGACGCCGACAACCCTGCCGCCGCCGCGGAGGCCAGAGCCAAGGCCATCGACTGCTACCTCGCCTACCGCCGCGACGGCGGCGAGAACCACCACGCCGACGGCCGCCTTGCGCTCGCCGTGACCCAGGACCTGCTTCCCGGCCAGAGTGCGGCGGTCTTGGAGGGCCTCCAACAACTCGCCGCCGACCCCGACTTTCCGGAAGACAGACGCCCCTTCCTCCACGCCCTCCAAGCCATCGCCGCCGGCAACCGCGACGGCGGGCTCGCCGCGGGGCCCGAGCTGGACTACACCTCGGCCGCCGAAATTCTCTTGCTCATCGAGACGCTGGAAGAACGCTCGTGACAGGCTACCCGCCGACGAGTTCGAACTCCACGTTGACGTTGTTGCGCGTCGCGTGCGAGTAGGGGCAGATCTTTTCGTGCGCTTCCTTCGCGAGCGCTTCGAGATCGCTCTGCGAAAGGCTCTTGTCCTCGACGCGCATCTTGACGGCGAGGCCGAAGCCGCCCGCGTCACGCGGGCCGATCGTGACGGCGCACGTGATAGTGGCCCCGGTCGCGTCCTTCTTGTGCTGTTTCGCCACGAAGTCGAGCGCACCGCCGAAGCACGCTGCGTATCCGGCAGCGAACAGGTGTTCGGGTGTGCTGGTGCCCGGCTTGCCGGGGCCTCCCATTGCCTTCGGCACCGACAGGTCCGCGCTCACTGAACCGTCGCTCGCTTCGGTGTGTCCGTTGCGCCCGCCGGTCGCCGTTGCGGTGGCTGTGAAGACGGGTTTGATGGTGTCCATGGTCATTGCTCCGAGTGGTGGGGAGGGTAAGCGATTCCGCCGTCCTGCCTGGGCGCGGCGGTTTTTGGGTATAGCCGGCGAATTGTCCTGCGGGCGCGGTTCCGGATCAATGCGCGCATGCGCAAAGCGCCGGCCATCGGCCAGTCAGGGACGTCACCCCAGGGTCTTGTCGAGCCAGTTGAACACGCGCAGGTCTCTCAGTCCGTAGCCTTTCGGCTCGCAGTGCAGGTCCGCCCCGTCGGAGACCGAGAACGGGACCAGAGTCTTCGGACACGTCAGGAGATCGTACAGTCGTTGCGACTGCCCGGGCCAGAATGCCTCGTTCGCCGGTTCGGTGATCAGCATCGGACACCGGATCTTCCCGACGACATCCGTGAGGTTGTAGGTCATCGTCGCCTTGAAGGCGTCGTAGTACGACGTCGTGCCATAGGGTCTCATGCGGAAGACCAGGGAATTCTTCGTGGCGGGATCGAGCATCTTGGTCATGTAGCTGTCGAACTCGTCCTTGCGGCCCGCCTTCAGCAACTCCAGCATCGGCGGCGGCAATGTTGCGGTCCACGACGTGGAGACGTCGACCACGCCCGGGTCTGCGATG from Betaproteobacteria bacterium includes:
- a CDS encoding tetratricopeptide repeat protein — translated: MSQLFISHSSQDDAFVRALQQALGDHGVNAWIDSRELLPGGLLEPDIEKAIDEAVAYTVVVSPASLQSRWVGKELRHALEVQKRRERETFPVFALSLDGTKLGVLEQFFNGEPLYIPVSGKPGGVEAAIHPILVAMGIRLPADVAPTQQPRAELLEELVLELTDLKFHEQDGTRRPTARARLVYEPAIPGQREVASTQSWRFVAPIGPIETAELRWYLEKYAVWPSGVAVIQDRARHVEQNLVQWGRLLHDAAMPVAHTANVMNVWAKIDAHAGRRFSIHVDAGFEAGALDADQKAAREAGTVLLGLPWELLHDGDSYLFQGAKPTRVRRCLPNMRDLGVPVVAPPIRILLVTARPEDDACGYIDHRASALPLVEAMEDLPGLVRLTILSPPTLPALREELDRARTAREPYHVVHFDGHGVYDRAVGLGGLCFEHPEDTAKLDRRRHVTVFTSELGPLLRDHRIPLVFLEACQTAQAEQASESVASELLKVGVASVVAMSHSVLVETARRFVEAFYDALAAGKRVGDAMLAGQRRLKDDSFRGRIFGAGELRLEDWFVPVLFQEKDDPQLFRATPGKQTQEDFQTALKARLGELPPVPATGFIGRSRELLALERLLRQERYAVVRGQGGEGKTALAAELGRWLVRSQQIRRAAFVSVETHGHQRAVVDAIGRQIVGKGFSAAGDLEEAIRQVERALREQPTLLVVDNIESILLPPFLAEETPAALSEDAHEELEGILALCERLLKVGDTRLVFTSREVLPAPFAGERHRRELHRLDREDAVKLVERVLDAAGAADAVSNAAHEEIKQLVDTVHCHARTLALLAPALRSRGVEATRESLVELMAEMERRFPGNREQSLFASVELSLRRMSPANRERARVLAVFHGGVQLGVLANMMRWEEADVAALADELIRTGLATRNRYYHLSLNPALCPYLRGGMEEAEREALTARWVEVMRQYARLLEQQGSQNAEVGATLTGLELPNLFALLERVQASDDAEATIALTTALHRLLQGLGKPWLLKRVGHVRDAAAAALEKQGEAWNHARFEAARTRIQQQLGGGQLRAAQDGAQALLQCIRAAGEQAYAGADYDLAMAINLLGLGSLEAGGSAQALALFHDAGKRFETIAKEQRNSAAERMASVLLVRQADCLVDLGRLDEAVSAYEEAIRRAQQLGSERDVAVGRGQLGTVRLQQHRYPEALAAHAEARERFTALDEPGSVAVSWHQSGVVYQSAGQPDAAEDAYRKSLAIFVQLGDVAGQASTLGQLGNLYGGVLDRLEDAAAFYRQAVNKYVEIGDVAGEGRQRNNLAETLRKLGRLIEARQETRRAIECKAQLGHAAKPWTTWAILAGIETDADNPAAAAEARAKAIDCYLAYRRDGGENHHADGRLALAVTQDLLPGQSAAVLEGLQQLAADPDFPEDRRPFLHALQAIAAGNRDGGLAAGPELDYTSAAEILLLIETLEERS
- a CDS encoding organic hydroperoxide resistance protein encodes the protein MDTIKPVFTATATATGGRNGHTEASDGSVSADLSVPKAMGGPGKPGTSTPEHLFAAGYAACFGGALDFVAKQHKKDATGATITCAVTIGPRDAGGFGLAVKMRVEDKSLSQSDLEALAKEAHEKICPYSHATRNNVNVEFELVGG